In Bacteroidales bacterium, the DNA window TGCGGGGAGAATACTTGATGGATGCAGTATTTTTGCTCCAAAATAAGCCAATTCAGCCGCTTCATCAAAAGATAGTTCAGCAACAGGTTCTGTGTTCTCAACATAACGAGGATCGTTATTGTGTAAGCCGTCGATATCCGTCCAAATTTGAATCTCATTTGCATGAACGGCCTGTGCAATTAATGAGGCTGTATAATCACTGCCACCACGTTTAAGATTATCAATTTCGCCGTAAGCATTTCTGCAAATATAACCCTGCGTTATAAAGAGTTTAGTGTTGGGAAAACTTTTCAATATGCGGTTTAAGTTTTCCTGAATGTAGTATTCATCGGGGTCAAGGTTTTTATCAATACGCATAAACTCTAAAGCAGGCAATAAAGCCGAAGAAATTGCTTTTTCTTCTAATAGAAGTTGAAAAAGGGCAGTGGATAATAATTCACCCTGAGCCAATAATGCTTTTTCTTGAAGTAGCGTAAATATACGTTCCGTGAATTTTTTCAAATAGCTAAAATGAGCTTCAATTAGTTTTTTTCCTTCTTCCTTTTTTGTTGGAGTTTCAAAAAGATCTTCGGCCAGAAGAAAATATTCACCTTGTAATATTTTGATTTTAGCACAGGCTTCGGTTTTATTCTGTTCGTATAAGCTTTTAGCAATGGCTACCAATTTATTTGTTGTTCCACTTACTGCCGATAATACGACAATGGTAGGTTTTTCTGATTGAATTAGTCCAATCAGATTTTTCATTCGCTTGGCATCGCCAACGGAGGTTCCTCCAAATTTTAGTATAATCATTCGTTAATGTGTTTTACAAAAAAAGCCCAATCGAAATTCGACCGGGCTTTGAATATTTAGTATTTTATATATTAACATAACAAAGTCCGGCAACCTAAAACGGCATACTTCTGTTTGTTATATTTTTT includes these proteins:
- a CDS encoding aspartate kinase; translation: MIILKFGGTSVGDAKRMKNLIGLIQSEKPTIVVLSAVSGTTNKLVAIAKSLYEQNKTEACAKIKILQGEYFLLAEDLFETPTKKEEGKKLIEAHFSYLKKFTERIFTLLQEKALLAQGELLSTALFQLLLEEKAISSALLPALEFMRIDKNLDPDEYYIQENLNRILKSFPNTKLFITQGYICRNAYGEIDNLKRGGSDYTASLIAQAVHANEIQIWTDIDGLHNNDPRYVENTEPVAELSFDEAAELAYFGAKILHPSSILPAKQADIPVRLKNSLRAERPGTIIQNTNDKTGIKAIAAKDNITIVRIKSDRMLFAYGFLRKVFEVFEIYKTPIDMITTSEVAVSMSIDDTSNLENILSDLQKFGQTEVESDQVIIALVGHIPTSENGYAYQVFDSLLDISIKMISYGASNHSISLLIDQSDKTKALNALHQKLYTKP